ggataaaaacatgtatacattTCTTAAAAACTATGCTATTATTTGGCCTTGGATTAAAACTAAGTTAATGAAttggcaccaaaaaaaaacaactctctaACAAAGTTTTAACCCAAGTGACAAATAAATCTCCATAACGAACAGCTGATTGGTTGAGTAGTAAAACATCCCATGTGGAACAGGTTCAGCCTAATCAGAGGCTCGGGTCTGGAGTGGATGAGGGTTCTGCTGGTCTGTGTCCGGTCCAGTTGTGACCCTGTTAAAAGATGCACCTGTGGGGAACGTCTGGGTGATGGAGCGCGACCGGAGGGCCTGGAAGTTTGGGTCCCCTCCGCTGCTGGTGCACCCCGGCGCTCCGGCGTCCACGTTGGAGGGGGACTCCACCGCCGCCACCTCATCCGGCAGCGGGGGAGCCCCGGGGTCACCGGGCCtcgggaggatggaggaggtggcggAGGAGGCGACGCCGACGCTGACGTCGGCGGGGGAGACTCCGCCTCCCTGCAACGACAGCAGGTCGAGCGAGCTCGCCACGTCCGAAGAGTAGGGGCTCCGCTCGCCGTCCGGGTGGAAGAGCATGGTGGAGTGGTTGGAGAACATGGAGGCGGCGTCGCCGGGAGGGATCAAAGCGCCGCCGCCGGACGGGGAACCGGAAGCTGTGTGGAAGAAGGGGAACAAGTGGAAAGTTGAATTAAAAAGCACCCCGAGAACGGCAGACGCTTTTCATTGCGAATCGTCGGCCCCCCAGCTCACCTTTGAGAGACTCCATCTTCTCGTTTTTGGCCTTCTGCACCTCGTCCGTGATCTTGGCCACTATGAAGTTTTGCGAGCGCTGCTCCCTGACGGACTCG
This Cyclopterus lumpus isolate fCycLum1 chromosome 17, fCycLum1.pri, whole genome shotgun sequence DNA region includes the following protein-coding sequences:
- the bcl10 gene encoding B-cell lymphoma/leukemia 10, whose protein sequence is MEAPQLTEEEMAEIKKDVLTRMRHYLCDKIRAERHLDYLRSRRILTRDDAEEIGCRTTQTKRTAMLLDMLAENPRGLDALVESVREQRSQNFIVAKITDEVQKAKNEKMESLKASGSPSGGGALIPPGDAASMFSNHSTMLFHPDGERSPYSSDVASSLDLLSLQGGGVSPADVSVGVASSATSSILPRPGDPGAPPLPDEVAAVESPSNVDAGAPGCTSSGGDPNFQALRSRSITQTFPTGASFNRVTTGPDTDQQNPHPLQTRASD